The following are encoded together in the Salvia hispanica cultivar TCC Black 2014 chromosome 6, UniMelb_Shisp_WGS_1.0, whole genome shotgun sequence genome:
- the LOC125194659 gene encoding serum response factor homolog B-like, giving the protein MPKPSHEGDNEKRNEGSGKFIIWRLLRVSEAKKVLRKLLNAKKTYDNARDGYSRERVASASATDQEEMMDLKMEELKNELLTAIKQNTPPPSPTGGKEAPELPYDQPDNPPDVEQANAAGYYNSNGNWIPGKQRDAPWRDHQNFRWGDGNQNQNQNQGQNQPNPHPNQNFNRGPTNPDHQSNWAGRNQQPQNQNPQNQNPNPAYVPPHQRNNQNQSQYNQGPQHNNHNQNQNQYQHNPDQYNPPAQYNQYPQNQNQQNFSGYQSNPPPQYNQHQGSNQFHHPNRSRRSMEDMMGEMLASQQSIKSDLQSSIEIMQGKVPRRSIGQIWI; this is encoded by the coding sequence ATGCCCAaaccatcgcatgaaggagataatgaaaaaagaaacgaAGGATCTGGCAAATTCATCATCTGGAGGCTGCTGAGAGTCAGTGAAGCCAAGAAGGTCTTACGCAAGCTGCTGAATGCGAAAAAGACGTACGACAACGCAAGGGATGGGTACAGCAGAGAAAGGGTAGCAAGTGCTTCGGCTACTGACCAGGAGGAAATGATGGATCTAaagatggaggaattaaaGAATGAGTTGCTGACCGCAATAAAACAgaacactccaccaccttctccgaCTGGAGGCAAGGAGGCCCCAGAACTACCATATGATCAGCCAGACAACCCGCCAGATGTGGAGCAAGCAAATGCTGCAGGGTACTACAATTCTAATGGCAACTGGATTCCAGGGAAGCAGAGGGATGCACCATGGAGGGACCACCAAAACTTCCGATGGGGAGAtggaaatcagaatcagaaccaaaatcaAGGTCAGAATCAACCCAATCCCCACCCGAACCAAAACTTCAACCGCGGCCCAACGAACCCTGACCACCAGTCTAACTGGGCAGGAAGGAACCAGCAACCTCAGAACCAAAACCCTCAAAACCAGAACCCGAACCCTGCCTATGTGCCACCCCATCAGCGGAACAACCAGAACCAGAGCCAATATAACCAAGGGCCTCAACACAACAACcacaaccaaaaccaaaatcagtaCCAGCACAACCCCGACCAATACAACCCTCCTGCCCAGTATAACCAGTACCCACAGAACCAAAACCAGCAAAATTTCTCAGGCTACCAGTCAAACCCACCACCCCAGTATAACCAGCACCAAGGCTCGAACCAATTCCATCACCCAAACAGGTCGAGGAGGTCTATGGAGGACATGATGGGAGAGATGCTTGCTTCGCAGCAGAGCATTAAAAGCGACTTGCAGTCCAGTATTGAAATAATGCAAGGAAAAGTGCCCAGAAGAAGCATAGGAcaaatatggatatga
- the LOC125194660 gene encoding uncharacterized protein LOC125194660, translated as MKSQESMLEAWERFNALLKKCPNHGLSLGHQVSLFYNGCSEFIKSQLNFGSGGSFLGKGVDEFKKMLQRLAFTSKGWSANRDGSMPVASVVDADAVNLLSLQLMMLNQKVDDLSLGVAPIGGPQPPVEDVNYVHQGGNPRNFNNYRLNNGGGNYQGYRPPFNAHPNFSYGNPSNAIQPSPSPSPGFGASSGATNVPSPSKSSSDVTNELLKALMEKTDGIMTHSTMRIDKVKTAVVEVTTRLGALEHRVSQIAQAVGKIHQPGQFPSTTIPNPKDCKAIYLRSRTSYESPPMPEVETKEVPEEKKEEEEIEVESHNMPPEIHHEANAPSNPKEVKISFPKVVQKKKLDERFAKFHEIFKRVHLNIPLIEALQQMPGYLKYLKEIMSKKKKMVDYETVNLTENCSAIIQQKMPAMMKDPRSFNISCVIGNDRQTKALCDLGASINLMPLSFFRKLKFGVLKPITITLQMADKSVKFPNGILKMS; from the coding sequence atgaagAGCCAAGAGTCTATGCTTGAAGCATGGGAGAGATTCAATGCTTTGTTGAAGAAGTGTCCCAACCATGGGCTATCTCTGGGCCATCAAGTGAGCCTTTTCTACAATGGATGCTCGGAATTCATCAAAAGTCAACTAAACTTTGGCTCCGGGGGGTCATTTTTGGGCAAGGGGGTCGATGAGTTCAAGAAGATGCTTCAAAGGCTTGCCTTCACTAGTAAGGGTTGGAGCGCAAATCGAGATGGTTCAATGCCAGTAGCTTCGGTAGTTGATGCGGATGCCGTTAACCTTCTCTCCCTACAATTGATGATGTTGAATCAAAAGGTGGATGACCTTAGTTTGGGGGTGGCACCCATTGGAGGGCCTCAACCGCCCGTTGAAGATGTCAATTATGTACACCAAGGGGGTAATCCAAGGAATTTCAACAATTATCGCCTTAATAATGGGGGTGGTAATTATCAAGGCTACCGCCCACCCTTCAATGCGCATCCAAACTTCTCATATGGAAATCCAAGTAATGCTATCCaaccatctccatctccatctcccGGATTTGGAGCATCAAGTGGGGCCACCAATGTACCTAGCCCCTCAAAATCTTCGAGTGATGTCACAAATGAGCTTCTAAAAGCTCTCATGGAGAAGACCGATGGGATAATGACACACTCCACCATGAGAATTGATAAAGTTAAAACGGCGGTAGTGGAGGTCACCACAAGATTGGGGGCTTTAGAGCATCGAGTTAGTCAAATTGCTCAAGCCGTTGGAAAAATACATCAACCGGGGCAATTTCCAAGCACTACAATTCCAAATCCGAAAGATTGCAAGGCAATCTACTTGAGGAGTAGGACAAGCTATGAGAGTCCTCCTATGCCCGAAGTGGAAACTAAGGAAGTCccggaagaaaagaaagaagaagaggaaatagAGGTGGAGTCACATAATATGCCACCCGAGATTCATCATGAAGCAAATGCTCCTTCCAATCCAAAAGAGGTTAAAATTTCTTTCCCTAAAGTGgtacaaaagaagaaattggatGAGAGGTTTGCGAAGTTCCATGAGATCTTCAAGAGGGTGCACCTCAACATACCTCTCATTGAGGCACTCCAACAAATGCCCGGTTATCTCAAATATTTGAAGGAGATTATgtccaagaagaagaagatggttgATTATGAAACCGTGAACTTGACCGAGAATTGTAGTGCAATTATCCAACAAAAGATGCCGGCAATGATGAAGGATCCGAGGAGCTTCAACATCTCTTGTGTGATAGGGAATGATAGGCAAACTAAGGCCTTGTGTGACTTGGGGGCAAGCATAAATCTTATGCCCTTAAGCTTCTTCCGGAAGTTGAAGTTTGGTGTCTTGAAGCCGATCACCATCACCCTTCAAATGGCGGATAAGTCCGTCAAGTTCCCCAATGGAATCTTGAAAATGTCTTAG